A segment of the Gossypium hirsutum isolate 1008001.06 chromosome D10, Gossypium_hirsutum_v2.1, whole genome shotgun sequence genome:
TTTCTCCCACAACAAgcaaattccaaaaattaagccACTTTTGTTTTATCGGAAAATGCCATCGGATTCCGGAGATCCAAACAGGCGGTTAACCAAGGCCCTTAACTCTGGCGCCCCACCACCACCAGGACAAGAACAGCTGCCTTGTCCACGCTGTGATTCCACCAACACTAAGTTTTGCTATTACAATAACTATAACTTCTCTCAGCCTCGCCATTTCTGTAAGTCATGTCGCCGTTACTGGACTCATGGTGGCACCCTAAGGGACATCCCTGTTGGTGGTGGCACCAGAAAAAACGCTAAACGTTCACGCACCACCCATTCCACCTTCATTTCTTCTTCCACCAATGCCGGCGCCACCACCACTACCACCACCACTAGCTATAATGACTTCCAATTGCCTGCCACTCAAGTTTTACTGCCAGTCTCAGGCAACCAGGGAAGTTCGGGTGTTGTTGGAGAGTCCAAGGGCAATGGTTTTGCTTCATTGTTGAACCCTCAGGGACCTGGTTTTCTGGCCCTTAGTGGGTTTGGGCTTGGTATTGTTCCAGCACTTGAAGATGTTGGGTTTGGGCTTGGAAGAGGGATGTGGCCTTTTTCAATGGGAGATGGAGCAGTTGGTGGTGGCGGCAATGGTGGGGCTGCAACAGGAATGGGGAACCCATGGCAGTTTGAAGGAGCAGAA
Coding sequences within it:
- the LOC121222405 gene encoding dof zinc finger protein DOF3.4, with product MPSDSGDPNRRLTKALNSGAPPPPGQEQLPCPRCDSTNTKFCYYNNYNFSQPRHFCKSCRRYWTHGGTLRDIPVGGGTRKNAKRSRTTHSTFISSSTNAGATTTTTTTSYNDFQLPATQVLLPVSGNQGSSGVVGESKGNGFASLLNPQGPGFLALSGFGLGIVPALEDVGFGLGRGMWPFSMGDGAVGGGGNGGAATGMGNPWQFEGAEAGPVGAGDCFSWPELAISTPGNWLK